Below is a genomic region from Echinicola rosea.
CCCACCAAGGCAAAGCCATCTTCAGCCATTACTTCTGCGGCAAACCAATGATCAGCAGGCACTACCAATTGAGGGATTTGTCCATCAAGCAAGTCTGCACCAATGACAAATTCCTCATGGCCAGCTTTTTCGGAAAGGGAGTGCAAGCGAAGCGGCGAACCCAAATAAAAATGCCAAGCCTCATCCTGTCGAATCCGGTGAAAAGCAGAAAAAGTATCGGAAGTCAGTAGAAAATAGATGCCCGTAGCATAATTACGATCTCCTTCAAACTGCTCTCCAAGGCATTTTTGACTGATAATCCCTTGGCTTCGGTATGCTTCCTTGAAGTAACCCCCTTCAGGATGAGGCTTTAAATCCAAGCTTTCGATGATTTCTACTGCTGTCATAATGTTAGTTTTCCCTAATCCTGCGTTTTTCCCAATACCACTGAATTACCTCATGGCTCAGCTTTCCTGCCAACTCCGGCTGCTGGTCCGCTACGTTGGTAGTTTCATTGATATCCTTATCCAGATCATAGAGCTCCACTTGCGTGCTATCGGAATTGACCAATAATTTCCAGTTTTCATGTCGAACGGCCAAATGAGGGCTTTGGTGATGGGGCTGACGGGGGCGGTTGAAGTGTTCATTTCTCCCAAAATCCCAGAAAAGATCCTTATTTCTTGATTGAGGACTTTTGCCCGTCAGGGCTTCACTTAAATCCTGCCCAGAAAAATCATATCCATCCGGCAATTGCGCACCGGTGAGACTTGCCAAACTCGGTAGTAAATCCACTGCACCGATAATGGTTTCGCTATCCGTTTGATCCTTTTCGATCGCAGCAGGCCAACTCACGATAAAAGGCATTCGAATTCCTCCTTCATACAGGCTGTTTTTGGAGCCCCGCTGGCTGTTTGTGCGGATATGTTCATAAGTCGGGTAAGCACCATTGTCACTGGTGAAGATAATCATCGTATTTTCAGCAATGCCCAATTCCTCCAGTCCGGCCATCAACCGACCAATCTGCCGATCGTACTCCTTAAGTACAGGAATAAAGTTGGGCTTGCTCGGCCAGGTGTCTCGCTGGTCATAAAATTCCTCATTGGGAATCCATGGATCATGCATGTCATCTGGCCAAAAGTTGACAAAACAAGGTTGTTCCTTATTTCTTGCCAGAAAATCCAAGGTCTTGTCCACAAAATAACCGGTTCGTTCCCATCTTTCGATGCTGTCCTGCTCGCTCCAAATCCAGTTGGAAGCGGTGATCAGCTGATCAGGATCGGGGCCTTCATAGGTAGTGGTATATTCATCAAACCCATATGCGGTAATCTGCGGTGCATCGTCCACATCACGGCCCCCGCCCATGTGCCATTTTCCGACATGGCTGGTTTTGTAGCCGACAGTCTTTAGCACGCGTGCCATAGAAGGAGCAGCAGGGTCTAAATAGTCAAATTGTTCGCAGTTCGCATTGCCTTTCCGGCTGTGTAAAAAGGTATTGATCCCCCACTCGGTGGGAAACATCCCCGTGGTAATACCAACGCGAGACGGGGAACAGACCGGCGCTGCCGAATAGTATTGGTTAAATTTCAGGCCATTGGTGGCCAGCTTATCAATATTTGGAGTGGTCACCCAGCCGCTATTATAGCATGATAGGTCTCCAATGCCCATGTCATCGGTAAAGATGATAATGATGTGGGGTTTGGCAGTGGCTTCTGCTTGGGAATCGCTAGAGGAACGCTCACCGCATGACCATAAAAATAGGGTAGCGCAAGCTAAAATCAGGTTTTTCATTTTTGGGTCGGTTATTGACAGAAGTAGTTTATACACCGCTATACAAATTTACAGAATTGCTAATCTAACTAATTAATCGATTTAGTAAAACAAAAAATAGATAAATAGGCCTTCTTCAGTATCAAATTATTGTATAGGATTCAGGTATTCTATCCCCATCGATCTACACCTCTCGACGCCATAAGATCAACAGCACAACGGCTACAAAAACCATGGTAAGCGCATAAGAGAGGTAATTCCAAAACAAAACAGCTCAAAAATAGCGGTCCACTGTGGCTGATACATCTGATTTTTTGAAATGGGCAGATTGAAGAATCAGTTGTTCCGATTGAGTGGGAGATAAGTCAAGAGGCTTTTCAAACCATTCCTCGTCAAATTGCGCCACGACTTTGATGTCTTCCGGATTAGGACACTCCATTTCAATAAAATGAGGATGACGGCTGGTAGAAGAAAACCTGAAAATTGGTAAAACAACATAAATCTATAAAAATTAAACCCACAAAAACTGTTTATTTCCCCGCTGCAATAACCGCAAGATCCACCTGCTCGGCACCCGCTTCCAGCAACACATTTGCGGCAGCAGCCAAGGTAGCACCAGTAGTCATCACATCGTCTACCAAAAGTAGCTTTTTATTCTTTAGATCAGTTCCTGTAACCAGCGAAAAAACATGTTCCACATTGGCAATTCGCTCCATTCTGGACTTGTTGGTTTGGGTACTGGTAAACTTGGTACGTAAGAGTGAGTCGCGGACCGGCGAGTCCAATACACTGGAAAGGCCCTCAGCAAACATCATACTTTGATTATAGCCCCTTCGCTTTTGTTTGGCAGGATGCAAGGGAATCGCAAAAATACCATCCCAAGTATCCTTGTAGCCATTTCTGGCCAATTCATGTCCGTACATTTTACCCAATAATACTCCCATTTCAGGTTGGTTGCGGTATTTGAGCTGGTGAAGTAGCCGCTGACTGACGCCTTTCTTACTATACCGCAAAAAAGCCATTACCCGACCGACACGGGTAAGTCCCATGACTTTAAGCGCCAAATCATTATTGTCTGGGCGTTGGTGATAGGTAGTAAAGGGCAGCTGCACTTGACAGGACCTACAGATCAACTCTTCAAAATCAAACAGACTGCTTCTGCATACCGCACAGGTCTGGGGAAACACTAGGGCTAAAAAATCATTGAAAAAAGTGAAACGCATTAGGAAAAAGGGTTGTTAGTTCTAATTGACAGGAAAATACCTGTTATATTTGCTATTTAGATAAAAACTATCCTATAAGTTAATGAATTTAGTCAACGAATTCAACGAATACCGCGCGAAGATGAATGACAAGATCCTCGGAGAAGACAACAAAGTCCTCAAAAGGATCTTTAATTTAGACACCAATGCTTTCAAAGAGGGTGCAGTGGATATCCAATCCAAAGAAATGATCGGTTTGGCCTGCTCCATGGTCCTCCGGTGCGACGATTGTGTACGCTATCACTTGGGCAAATGCCATGAAGTAGGCCTGACTAAGGATCAGGTTTTTGAAGTATTTTCCATTGCCAACCTGATCGGTGGCACTATTGTTATCCCTCACTTACGGAAAGCCGTAGAATATTGGGAAGAGCTAGAAAACGAGGCTAACAAAAATGTTTAAAAAGGACCTGGACCTGGAAAAGCGCTGGAGCACACTCTTAAAGGGCCTCCATGAGCTGATCGGCAAGAAGCCTGCTGACCTTAACGGGGTACTGTTCATCATTGGTGTCCAAGAGCTTGGCCAAGGGATGAAAAACTTCAGTAAGGAACAGAAACAAGACCTTATGCATATTGCGATATGTAAGGTGCTCAGCCTTTCTGGTTTTTACGAGTTGGATTTTATTGACCAAGATGGTTGGCCACATTGGAAACTGGTGAAGGAACTGCCGCATTTTGACATGCTAGAGCAAGAGAAATTACTTAAAATACAAGTCTTGGAATATTTCGAAAAAGAATTTGAAATAGACATTAAATAAAGTTTTTGCTAAGAATAAAAATATCAGTTTATCATATAAATCAATTTATAATGATCAACTGGAAAGAAAATAAATCCATTATCTATGAATATCGTATCCTATAATGTCAACGGTATCAGAGCAGCAATGCGCAAAGGGTTTGGTGAATGGCTCGCCGAAACCTCTCCTGATATCATTGGCTTACAGGAAATAAAAGCCAAAGAGGATCAAATAGAGATTAGTCTATTTGAGGATCTAGGATATCATTGCTATTGGTATCCAGCTGTAAAAAAGGGATATAGTGGTGTCGCTATTCTCAGCAAGACAAAACCCAAAAAAGTCACTTATGGTATGGGAGTGGACAAGTACGATGATGAAGGCAGAATGATCAGGGCAGATTACGGTGACTTTTCCTTCATTAGTGCCTATTTCCCTTCAGGTACCACAGGAGGAATTCGTCAAGACTTTAAATATGCATTCCTGGATGATGTATTTGGCTTTACACAGGATCTAAAACGCAGCTCACCAAATTTGATTCTAAGTGGTGACTATAACATATGCCATAAAGCCATTGATATACACAATCCGGTAGCCAACAAAAATACTTCAGGTTTTTTGCCAGAAGAAAGGGCTTGGATGGACAAGTTTACGGGAGCAGGTTTTGATGATAGTTTCAGATTGCACAATCAGTCTCCCCATGAGTACTCTTGGTGGAGTTACCGGGCCAATGCCCGAGCAAACAACAAGGGTTGGCGGATAGACTATCACATGACCAGTTCGGCCATGAAAGAAAGAGTAAAAGGAGCTAGGATAATGCCGGATGCAGTGCACTCTGATCATTGTCCGATCTTGGTAGAAATAACGTAAAAGGAAATTTATAGGATATATTTAACCATAAAACTTAATGAAATCGATCAAAATCTCTATTCCATCTCTCATTGAGAATATTAAGATCGTAGAAAGCTTCATTGACAACGCAAGGGATAAATTCCAGATCAATGACGACATCTATGGCAACATCATGATTTCAGTAACAGAATGTGTCAGCAATGCCATTGTCCACGGCAATCAAGGGGACGCAAGTAAAGCGGTAAACTTGGAAGTAAATTTTCTCGAGAACCAGTTAAAATTCATCATCGAAGACGAAGGGGAGGGTTTTGATTATGAAAATCTAAAAGACCCAACTGCTCCTGAAAACATAGAAAAATCTGGAGGCAGGGGAGTTTTCATTATGAAGAACCTCAGCGACGAAGTGGATTTTGAAAAGGACGGAAAAAAAACGATCCTCACCTTCTACATGAATTGACCATGGCCATCAATTTCTTTCAAGAAGATCTTCAATACAATCTACAGCAAAAAAACCTCACTAAGCGATGGCTTAGAGCATTAGCCAAGTCCGAAGGGTTTAAAATCACGGACCTAAACTACATCTTCTGCAGTGACGAATATCTATACCAAATAAACGTGGATTACTTAGACCACGATACATACACAGACATTATCACCTTTGACAATTCCGAAAAGGAAAACCTGCTAGAAGGAGACATCTTCATCAGCATCGAACGTATCGTTGATAATGCAAAAACACAAAACCAAGACACTTATAAAGAAACTATACGCGTAATCAGCCATGGACTCCTGCACCTCTGTGGCTACAAAGACAAAACAGAAGAAGAAGCCCAACTCATGAGATCAAAAGAGGATGAGTCAATAAAATTATTCTTCGAACTAAAAGAAAATATTTAACGTTCCACGTGGAACGTTTACAACACAAAAAGAGTAACAACTAGTGTTCCACGTGGAACACTAGTTAGCAATCATAAATTACAACCAACTGTTTCACGTGGAACAGTAAAAAAGAGAACCTAAAAGTTTCACATGGAATTGTGAATCAATTCCAAATCAGATGTTTCACGTGGAACAATTAAAAAATACACACAATTATGTTTCCAGAATACGATGTAATAGTAGTTGGAGGAGGCCATGCAGGATGCGAAGCAGCTCATGCGGCAGCCAAAATGGGGAGTTCGGTACTCTTATGTACCATGAATATGAACACTATTGCTCAAATGTCATGTAATCCAGCTATTGGTGGTGTGGCTAAAGGACAAATTGTTCGTGAAATTGATGCACTCGGTGGAATGACAGGGATCATCTCCGATAAATCCATGATCCAATTTCGAATGCTCAACAGGTCTAAAGGCCCTGCTATGTGGTCTCCAAGATCACAAAATGACCGAATGCGCTTTGCCGAAGAGTGGAGATTGGCATTGGAAGGCACACCAGGCGTGGACTTTTGGCAAGAAATGATCTCTGGTTTGGTCGTAGAAGACAAAAGGGTAGTGGGTGTAAAAACTGGTATCGGCCTTGAAATAAAAGCTAAATCAGTAGTCCTTACTAATGGAACTTTCTTGAATGGACTTATTCATATCGGAGAGAAACAATTTGGTGGGGGAAGAACTGGGGAAGCTGCTGCAAAGGGTATCACAGAACAGTTAGTAGAACTGGGTTTTGAAGCCGGTAGAATGAAGACCGGTACGCCACCAAGAGTAGATGGAAGATCGCTGGATTACACTAAAATGGAAGTACAGCATGGGGATGACAAACCTGAAAAATTTTCATTCTCTGATGAAACTTCAACACTAAAAGAACAGCGCACTTGTTGGATAACATATACCAATAAGGAAGTCCACGAAACATTGGAAACGGGATTCGATCGTTCCCCGATGTTTAACGGCCGTATTCAAGGGTTAGGGCCGCGATACTGTCCCTCAATAGAAGATAAAATCAACCGCTTTGCAGAACGTGATAGGCACCAAATCTTCGTTGAACCTGAAGGTTGGAATACGGTAGAAATCTATGTTAATGGCTTTTCCACTTCACTTCCAGAGGATGTTCAGTACAAAGCCATTCGAAAAATAGCCGGTTTTGAAAACTGCAAAATGTTCCGTCCAGGTTATGCGATCGAATATGATTTCTTTCCGCCAACACAGTTAAAACTTACATTGGAAACCCAATTGGTGGAAAATCTCTTCTTCGCAGGACAAATAAACGGAACTACTGGATATGAAGAAGCAGGCTGCCAAGGACTGATTGCCGGTATTAACGCAGCCAGAAAAGTAAAAGAGGAAAACCCCTTCGTACTAAAGAGATCGGACGCTTATATCGGTGTGCTCATCGATGATCTTATCAATAAGGGTACTGAGGAACCTTATAGAATGTTTACCTCAAGGGCTGAATTCAGACTACTACTCAGGCAAGATAATGCCGATCTGCGCTTGACTGAATTAGGCCATTCCATAGGCCTAGCTTCCGACAAGCGATTAGAGAAAATGCTGGACAAGAAAAATGACACCGCTAAATTGATCAATGATCTAAAGCAAAAGAAACTAAGTCCGGATAGCATCAATTCAGGACTTGAAGAAAAAGACACCGCTGCAATCAAAGAAAAGATAACGGTAGAAAAACTACTTAAAAGACCTCAACTGGGTCTATCATCTATAAAGGAATTGGATGCTGATATCCATCAGTATCTTTCTAAATATCCGCAGGAAGTACTCGATCAAGCCGAAATACAAATAAAATATAACAGCTACATCGAAAAGGAGTCGCAAATGGTAGAGAAACTGAATAGCATGGAAAATTTTAAAATTCCATTGAACTTTGATTACCTTACCATACCAGCATTGTCGGCGGAAGGAAAGCAAAAATTACACAAAATTCGCCCGGAAACACTCGGGCAAGCATCTAGAATCAGTGGCGTATCACCCGCTGACTTGTCCATTCTCACGGTTTATTTAGGAAGATAACATGTACGAAAGATTAACCAACTGTCCACTTTGCCAAAGTGGACTTTTTATTAATCATATGGTGGTGAAAGACCACAGTGTCTCTGACGAATCATTTAGCATTTGTAAATGCAGCAGTTGCGATTTTTTATTTACCAACCCAAGACCAACCCAAGAAAATATCGGACTATATTACGAATCTAAAGACTATATTTCCCATACTGATAAATCCAATAATCTTGTTAACCTCATTTACAAGCAAGTAAGAAAAATAACCTTACAGCAAAAGGTAAACTGGATTACGAAGTACTCAGAAAAAAAAGGAAGACTATTGGATTACGGTTGTGGTACTGGACATTTTCTTCATCATGCCAGCACCAAAGGATGGGATGGAATTGGCTATGAACCTAATGAAGAAGCTACAAAAATAGCTCGTGAAAAATTTGACCTCCAACTATACCCTAAACTAAAGGGCCTCGAAAAGGAAAAGAAATTCGATGCCATCACGCTCTTCCATGTCCTCGAACATGTACATGATCTGAGAGGCACTGTGGAGTTTCTCCTGAAACGGTTAAAGAAGAGGGGTACACTATTCCTTGCTGTTCCCAACAATGCTTCCTACGACGCTGCGTTATTTAAGGAACATTGGGCTGCCCTTGACGTACCAAGGCACTTATACCATTTTACAAGGCCAACTATGCAAAAATTAGCTGATGAATTCGACTTACGCATCACTGCAGAAGAACCCATGCCATTTGACAGCTATTATGTTTCGATTCTATCCAACAATATAAAATATAATAAGAAAAATCTTATAAAATCATTTTTTACAGGATATAAGTCTAACAGATTAGCCAAAAACAATAAAAATAATTATTCAAGCATATTGTTTATATTAAAGAAGAAATGAGCAATAGAAAACATTATTTAAGCCTATTCCTAGCCTTAACAGGTATCTTGCTTTGCTACGCATGCGCAAAGCAAAGTTCTCCCATGGGTGGTCCAAAGGACGAAGACCCACCAAAATTGCTATCATCAAACCCGAAAGACCAAAGCCTAAATATCAAACCCGAAAATGTGACCTTGGTTTTCGATGAATTCATCAAAACCGAGAATCCCCAAAGAAACGTCATCATCACACCAAGCCTGGATAAAAGTAAAATGGAGTTTCTTGCCCTGAAGAATGAACTTCGCATCAAAATAGGACAGGAGTTGGAAGATAGTACCACTTACGTTTTTAACTTTCAAAAGAGCATCCAAGATATCTCTGAAAGCAATCCATCTGAAAACTTAAAACTGGTATTTTCTACGGGAAGTATGATAGACAGCCTAAGATTTATCGGAAAAGTTGCCTATATATTTCCTCAGAAAAAGCCCGATATGGAAGATGTCATTGTAGGGCTTTACAGAATTGAGGACGATACCATGGATGTATTTACTGATCCACCATATTACCTCACCCAAACGGATTCTGCAGGGAATTTTGAAATCACCAATATCAAAGGGGGACAATACAGGGCATATGCCTGGCACGATGCCAACAATACTTCCAAGGCAGAAGACAAAAGTGAGCCTTATGGATTTATAAGCGACCCCATCATCATCATGGAAGATGTATCAGGAAGCTATTTCAATCTATTTAAAGGTGACTTATCGGATTTTAAAATCAACCGTACAAGTGCACTCGGAAGCAATTTCGACGTGGTATTAAGTAAGTATCCTGCGAAACTTAACGTCACCCATCCGGATTTAGGAAATTCCCTATTTTATAGGATCAATGAAAAAAACATACGATTCTACCATACAGAAATAAGAGACGACAGTACCCAAATATCCATAAGCTTGCGGGATTCTGTAGGTTTTGGAGTAGATACCACATTCTATGCCTCATTTATGAAAAGTGAAAGGAGAGCTGAAAACCTAACCCCGACCATGGATAAAAAGAAGGAGTTCGTTGCCAACATCAGTACCTCGATCTCTTTTAACAAACCCATCAAGAACATCATTTACGACTCCCTCTTCATCCAATATGACTCAGCATCCTTTATCCATATCAAGCCAGAACACGTGAGCTTTAGGGACAGTGCTTTGCGTGCTACACTTCTCATAGACTTACCAATTTCGGATACCATACCAAAGACAAGCTTCCAGTTTTACGCATCAGATTCGACATTCATAGACGTAGAAGATCAACATAACGAAAAAGCTATCAAAACGACGTTTAGCAAACAAGATCCTGAGAATCTAGCAGATGAAGTCACAGGTAAAGTAATGGCAGAAGAATGGCCTATCATCGTCCAATTACTATCAAGAGATGAAGAGATCGTCAAGCAACAAACCCTTAAAGAAAATAACCAAACATACAGTTTTAAAAAAATAAAAGCAGGTGAATACATGGTAAGGGCCATTATTGACCGAAATAAGAACGGCCAGTGGGATCCCGGAAACTATTATGAGCTCAGGCAACCAGAACCGGTATATTACTTTTATGATCCTGAAAACAAAACCTATGCCATCCAACTAAGAGGTAAATGGACCAATCAAAACATCAACATTATACCAAGTCCGGCTTCTGGATTACTCCAAGTGACTACCGATCATGTCCCTAGCGACACCATAACAACCAATCAAAATGGCACCGAAACTATGTAGATAACTCACAAAAACGATGTGAATAAGTGTCTATAACTTATGGACAATTCAGGACTTATCCCAAATGCTTAAAACCATTTGGGATAATTTTTTTCCCCCTATGGATAACCACAATTTTGTAAACGCCTATCCACATTTATACACACAGCCTTTAATGAACACTACTTGATATACCACATTATACACAAAAATCAGGATAAATACGATAAGTACTATTTACCAGACACTTGCAAGTTAATAAGATGTGGATCATGGGTGAATTATATATGGATAAGCTTTGGTTAACTTGTGGGTAAATAAGATCCTGACAATTACCCACAAATCCACACCTTAATAACTACAATAGTTTTTTATTTAAAAAAAGAATATAGTATAACTATATAGGGTGTGGAAAGTGTATAAGTCTGAAGAAATGATTCATTGTGCTTTCTTGAAATAGGATCATTGGGATGAAATGAAAAAAGGATATCAAATCCTTTAAAAAAATATCTTTGCTAGCTAAAATTGGATAACTTTAAGGTTCCAATTAAAGCAACGCCAAATGATACCGAAATTTGGTTTACCGCTAACAAGTGTAAATCCGCTAACTATGAGAATAGTCTTACTGATATGTAGCATTGTATTGATTTTCCAATCGCATCTATTTGCACAGGATACCAATTCCCAGGAAAAAATACACTTCACGGATTTTTATATTTCGGCCGGATATCGAAATCAGCCCTATAAAGAGTTGAACAATTACCTTAGCGGACAGGGTTACCAAACATTCGAAAAGCAAACGGCCACTTTAGGAGGCGGAATATCTTACGTGGCCATGTCAAGATTAGGACTTTTTGCAGAGGCGGATTTTAACCTGAACAAAAAACGATTCAGCAATGACTATGTAAATTATCGGTACTTGCCGATCCACGTTACTGCGGGGATCCAGTATCACTGGAAAAACAGTCTCACCAAAGATTGGCGCTTTTATCCAAAAGTAGGCCTCTATTATGGAACCACTTCCCTGGATCTCATTGCCAAAGACCTCAATAACGATTTCAATGAAAACCTAATGGGAAACATGAACACCAGTTTCCTTTACCAACGAAATTTGGGATTAAACCTTAGCTTGAATGCTGACAAGTTATTGGGGGCCTTTCTGAAGCCTACTACCCAAGTCGGAGTTTACTCCAGAATGGGCCTGCAGGTAGGCTATATGCTTAACCTCTATTCCAGTGTGACAAAGCTCAGAAGGAATTTTAGTCCCGACTTGCGTAAAGACCTGATCATTTCCAATGCTCCGGCTTTTGATCCAAGTGCTTTTTATGTAAAGTTGAATTTTGCCATAGGTAAGTTTGAGAAATCAAGCGAATGAATGGTTAAAACCCGATTCCCCAACTATGAAAAATATTTTTAGTTTCATACTTCTCTTTTTAGGAATTCAGTGGCTGGCTTTTGCCAAAACCGATACGGTTCGGATCCATAGTAATGCAATGGACAAGGATGTGCCTAACTTAGTCATTACACCCAGTACCTATACCCGCTCAGAAACTTATCCGTCTGTATATTTGCTCCATGGAGCTGGTGGCGACTACACCACTTGGGCAAGGATTGCGGATTTACAGCAATATGCGGACCGCTACAGCCTTATCATCGTCTGTCCTGATGCAGGAGTCACCAGTTGGTATTTTGACAGCCCTATAGACCCTAAAATGCAGTATGAGACTTTTGTGGCTTCGGAGCTGGTCACTTGGGTGGACGAACACTATGCCACTAAGCAAGATCGTGCCCATCGTGCCATTACGGGGCTAAGCATGGGCGGTCATGGAGGACTTTACCTGGGATTTAGACATCAGGATATCTGGGGTGCAGTGGGCAGTACCAGCGGTGGTGTGGATATTAGACCTTTTCCGCTAAATTGGGACATTGCCAAAAGATTGGGATCATATGCACAAAATAAGGATACCTGGGAAGAGAATACCGTGATCAATATGCTTCACTTGTTAGATGGCAAATCACTGGATATCATTATCGATTGCGGTCGGCATGACTTTTTTTATGATGCCAATGTGCGGCTGCATAGGAAGTTAGAAAAGCGAAACATTCCCCACGATTTTATCACCAGACCGGGTGTGCACAACGCCGAATATTGGCGTAACTCGATAGCATATCAGCTGCTGTTTTTCCATAGTAAGTTTGAAGCTAGAAAAGAATAGACAGTATATTACTTGGTAAAAGTTTATTTTGCATAATTTATTATTGTCGTTCGAGTAAAGATTTTAGGATTGAAGAAAATTCGTGCAAACCTTCCTCTAAATCCCTAAAGGGAACTTTCTTATCATTCATTCCTCAGTCCCGCAGCGTAGCCGAAGGGATCTAATGGCGACTTAAACCCGCATTATGCACTAGCCTATCTATTGCGACCTGAAACTACTTCAAAATCAGTTGCTTCGCTTCCCGATTGACCGGGACTGATTTTCTTGTAGTTTCAGCTCTTCCCGATAGCTATTGGGACAGGTCATAACGATTCCTATTGCATAAAGCGGACAATGTTGTTTAATTAGCGTGTATCTGGAAATATTGGTTCTATTATTTTTCTAGCTAAATTCCTAGGTGGTTTTCATCCCTTTACCTTTGTTACTTTTTTGACCTGAAGCAAAAAAGTAACCAAAAAACCCCGCCGCTACGCCACGGCGCACAGGTGTGAATCTATTGGGCTAAAATTAAAGCCTACCCCCATGCAGGCAAACTCCTCCTTTTCTAGCGGCCAACATTCTTATTCTTTTTGGTCAGCCTTTCGTCAAACAAGCCTGCCTTTTTGCCCGCCCGCTTTTTAATTTCTTAACGCCCAATACCTGCAAGGCGAATCCATTTTATACATGTTTAAAAAAGACCATGGACTAAAACCATAATTCTCTCAATGGACGATCCGTATTGGAAAATCTCTTTAACTAAACGACATTGATAAACCGGGTTAAAAATATATCCAAATACATCTACTTTTTTTGACCGCAAGGACATC
It encodes:
- a CDS encoding Ig-like domain-containing domain, producing the protein MGGPKDEDPPKLLSSNPKDQSLNIKPENVTLVFDEFIKTENPQRNVIITPSLDKSKMEFLALKNELRIKIGQELEDSTTYVFNFQKSIQDISESNPSENLKLVFSTGSMIDSLRFIGKVAYIFPQKKPDMEDVIVGLYRIEDDTMDVFTDPPYYLTQTDSAGNFEITNIKGGQYRAYAWHDANNTSKAEDKSEPYGFISDPIIIMEDVSGSYFNLFKGDLSDFKINRTSALGSNFDVVLSKYPAKLNVTHPDLGNSLFYRINEKNIRFYHTEIRDDSTQISISLRDSVGFGVDTTFYASFMKSERRAENLTPTMDKKKEFVANISTSISFNKPIKNIIYDSLFIQYDSASFIHIKPEHVSFRDSALRATLLIDLPISDTIPKTSFQFYASDSTFIDVEDQHNEKAIKTTFSKQDPENLADEVTGKVMAEEWPIIVQLLSRDEEIVKQQTLKENNQTYSFKKIKAGEYMVRAIIDRNKNGQWDPGNYYELRQPEPVYYFYDPENKTYAIQLRGKWTNQNINIIPSPASGLLQVTTDHVPSDTITTNQNGTETM
- a CDS encoding alpha/beta hydrolase, which translates into the protein MKNIFSFILLFLGIQWLAFAKTDTVRIHSNAMDKDVPNLVITPSTYTRSETYPSVYLLHGAGGDYTTWARIADLQQYADRYSLIIVCPDAGVTSWYFDSPIDPKMQYETFVASELVTWVDEHYATKQDRAHRAITGLSMGGHGGLYLGFRHQDIWGAVGSTSGGVDIRPFPLNWDIAKRLGSYAQNKDTWEENTVINMLHLLDGKSLDIIIDCGRHDFFYDANVRLHRKLEKRNIPHDFITRPGVHNAEYWRNSIAYQLLFFHSKFEARKE